GCACCAACGGTCAAACGCCTGTTCCGTCTGACCATCACGCCCGAGCTGGACGGCGCACTGCGGCTGGATCACAGGGTGGTCCTGACCCGGCAGAAATTCCTCAGCGGGGCCGTTGCGGCCTTCGCAGATCATTATGACCACAGCCGCTGCTCCATCTGCTGCGCCTTCCTGATCGGGGAAAACTGGGTGGATACTTTTGCCCGACCGGATGAACGGTATTTCGCCAGAAGCTACGCGATCTGTCCCGATTGCCGATCGTCCGCGCGCAATTCGCGCCAACAAGGTGACACCGTCAGCCCGTTTTCCCCGCGTCCTGACTGAGCGATCGGGCGCGCCCCGGTGCCGGCATAGTGCCCGGCCGACAGGGGCCGTGACGCAGCGCAGAAAATATCCGCACGGTCAGGGAACGCCCGACCTCCGGCGGCGTTACCATCACATGGTGGTGAGGTCGCGCGTCAGTTTGTCTGGATCGGGGGCCGGGCTTGGTGCCCGGCGGGTCGGGGCATTTCTGCTGCCGCTGGTGTTGGCGGGCTGCGCGGGGCGTCAATCCGCACTGAACGCCGCGGGCGAGGACGCCGCTGCCATCGCGCAGCTGTGGTGGGTGTTGCTGATCGGCGCCGTCGTGTTGTGGCTGGCGATGAACGGAGCCTTCTTCTACCTGTCGCGGATCGCCAAGGGCCGGTTTCCCGAAGCCTGGACCCGACCGCTGCTGATCGGCGGCGGCATCGTCTTTCCCACCGCTCTGCTGGCCGGATTGCTGGTCTGGGGGCTGGGCCTGCTGCCCGATCAGCGCCAGCCCGGCGACGGCTTGCGGGTCCGCGTCACAGGCGAACAATGGTGGTGGCGCGTCGAATACTGGCCCGAGGGGGCAGACCAGCCGATCGTCTCCGCCAACGAGATTCGCCTCCCCGCCGGCGAACGAACGGAGTTCCTGCTCGATAGTGATCGCGTCATCCATTCCTTCTGGATCCCTGCCCTGGGCGGCAAGATGGACATGTTTCCGGGGCGGGAGACATTCCTGTCGTTGCGCCCGGAAAAGCCCGGCACCTATCGTGGTCAATGTGCGGAATTCTGCGGTGCAAGCCATGCCTGGATGGCGTTCGAGGCCGTCGTGATGCCGCCCGAGGCCTTTGACGACTGGCTGCGCGCCGAGGCGCGACCGGCCGTGCCGGCCGAAAGCGCCGCCGCGCGGCGAGGCGCCGCGCTGTTCCGGTCGGAGGGCTGCGGCGCCTGCCACACCGTGCGCGGCACAGCCGCCGTGGGGCAGGTGGGACCGGACCTGACCCATGTCGGCAGCCGGCTGTCGCTGGGCGCCGGGCGGCTGGGTGCGACGCTGGACGATTACCGTATGTGGGTCGAACATACCGGCGCCCTGAAGCCTGAAGTCCGGATGCCCGCCTATTCCCATCTGTCCGACGCCCAACTTGATGATCTGGCGCGCTATCTGAAAGGGCTGAAATGACCGACAGCGATCCGCGTCCCGACCCGTTGCCGGTGGCCACCGGGCCCTATCCGCCGACCTGCGAGTCATTGGAAACACCGGTCTCCGAGGAGACGCAGCGCGCCCAGGCGGAGCGTCTGCGCCGGGCCTGGGCGACGCCACGCGGCTGGCGCTATCCCACGGCGGTGAACAATACGGAAGTCGGCAAATGGTATTCCACCACGGCGCTGATCTTCATGCTGATGGCCGGGGTCATGGCGCTGCTGATCCGGGCGCAGCTGGCGGTGCCGGAGAATGACCTGATCTCCGCCGACCGGTTCAACCAGCTGTTCACCATGCATGGCTCTGCCATGATGTTCCTGTTCGCCGTCCCCATGTTCGAGGCGATCTCCATCCTGATCCTGCCGGGGATGCTGGGTGCGCGGGACATGCCGTTTCCGCGCCTGTCGGCCTTTGGCTACTGGTGTTTCCTGATCGGCGGCATCTTTGTCATCGGTTCGTTGGCCTTTGACAGCGCGCCGCGGGCGGGATGGTTCATGTATCCGCCGTTGGCCACGCAGGATCCCGGACCGGGCAGCGATATCTGGCTGCTCGGCCTCAGCTTCATCGAGATCGCCTCCATCGCGGCGGCGGTGGAGCTGATCGTGGGGACGCTGAAATGCCGCCCGCCGGGGATGCGGGTGAACCTGATGCCGCTTTATGCCTGGTATGTGCTGGTGGTTGGCGGGATGATCCTGTTCGCCTTTCCGCCACTGATCGCGGGCGATTTCCTGTTCGAGCTGGAACGCTCCTTCGACTGGCCGTTCTTCGATCCGACGCGCGGTGGCGATCCGATGTTGTGGCAGCACCTGTTCTGGATCTTCGGCCATCCCGAGGTCTACATCATCTTCCTGCCTTCCGTCGCCATCGCCGCCATGGTGATCCCCACCGTCGCGCGGCGGCCGATCGTGGGCTATTCCTGGATCGTTCTGTCAGCGGTGGGCACCGGGTTCCTGTCCTTCGGGCTGTGGGTGCATCACATGTTCACCACCGGGCTGCCGTCGATATCGCTGGGCTTCTTCTCTGCCGCGTCGGAGGCGGTGGTGATCCCGACGGGCATCCAATTGTTTGCATTCCTTGCCACGCTGATGGCCGGGCGGGTGCGCCTGAACCTGCCGATGCTGTGGATCGCGGGGGCGCTGGCGATCTTCATCATGGGGGGGCTGACCGGCGTGATGCTGGCGCTGGC
This genomic window from Pseudooceanicola aestuarii contains:
- a CDS encoding cytochrome c oxidase subunit II is translated as MSGSGAGLGARRVGAFLLPLVLAGCAGRQSALNAAGEDAAAIAQLWWVLLIGAVVLWLAMNGAFFYLSRIAKGRFPEAWTRPLLIGGGIVFPTALLAGLLVWGLGLLPDQRQPGDGLRVRVTGEQWWWRVEYWPEGADQPIVSANEIRLPAGERTEFLLDSDRVIHSFWIPALGGKMDMFPGRETFLSLRPEKPGTYRGQCAEFCGASHAWMAFEAVVMPPEAFDDWLRAEARPAVPAESAAARRGAALFRSEGCGACHTVRGTAAVGQVGPDLTHVGSRLSLGAGRLGATLDDYRMWVEHTGALKPEVRMPAYSHLSDAQLDDLARYLKGLK